The following are from one region of the Nicotiana tabacum cultivar K326 chromosome 3, ASM71507v2, whole genome shotgun sequence genome:
- the LOC107790174 gene encoding lysine histidine transporter 1-like has protein sequence MADERSAEQKKIDEWLPITSSRNAKWWYSTFHNVTAMVGAGVLSLPYAMSELGWGPGVTVLVLSWIITLYTLWQMVEMHEMVPGKRFDRYHELGQHAFGEKLGLWIVVPQQVVVEVGVDIVYMVTGGKSLKKIHDLLCKENCTNLKLSHFIMIFASVHFCLVHLPNFNSISSISLAAAVMSLSYSTIGWVASIKKGVQPDVDYGYNAKTNKGAVFNFFSALGDVAFAYAGHNVVLEIQATIPSTPEKPSKGPMWRGVVVAYIVVAVCYFPVALIGYWVFGNSVEDNILISLEKPTWLIVTANFFVVVHVIGSYQIYAMPVFDMIETVLVKKLKFKPTWYLRFITRNLYVAFTMFVGIAIPFFGGLLGFFGGFAFAPTTYFLPCIMWLAIYKPKRFSLSWIINWICIILGVLLMVIAPIGALRSIILSAKNLKFFS, from the exons ATG GCTGATGAAAGATCTGCAGAACAGAAGAAAATAGACGAATGGCTTCCCATTACTTCGTCTAGGAATGCAAAATGGTGGTACTCAACATTTCACAATGTTACCGCTATGGTTGGAGCTGGTGTTCTCAGTCTCCCTTATGCTATGTCGGAACTCGGGTG GGGACCTGGTGTAACAGTACTGGTGTTATCTTGGATTATCACTTTATACACACTATGGCAAATGGTTGAAATGCACGAAATGGTTCCAGGGAAACGTTTCGATAGATATCATGAATTGGGGCAGCATGCTTTTGGAGAAAAGCTCGGGTTATGGATCGTAGTTCCTCAGCAAGTAGTCGTTGAAGTTGGCGTCGACATTGTTTATATGGTGACTGGAGGAAAATCTCTCAAGAAAATCCATGATTTATTGTGCAAAGAAAATTGCACAAATTTGAAACTTAGTCACTTTATCATGATCTTTGCCTCTGTCCATTTTTGTCTCGTCCATCTTCCAAACTTCAACTCAATATCTAGCATTTCTTTGGCAGCAGCTGTTATGTCCTTAAG TTACTCCACTATTGGTTGGGTGGCTTCAATCAAGAAAGGCGTGCAACCGGATGTGGACTATGGCTACAATGCTAAAACCAATAAGGGAGCTGTTTTCAACTTTTTCAGCGCGTTGGGTGATGTGGCTTTTGCTTACGCCGGTCACAATGTGGTGTTAGAAATTCAAGCTACAATCCCTTCAACGCCGGAGAAGCCGTCCAAAGGACCTATGTGGCGGGGCGTTGTTGTTGCTTACATTGTAGTTGCTGTGTGTTATTTTCCTGTTGCACTTATTGGATATTGGGTGTTTGGGAATTCTGTAGAAGACAACATTCTCATCTCTTTGGAAAAACCTACTTGGCTCATTGTTACTGCTAACTTTTTCGTCGTTGTCCATGTTATTGGGAGTTATCAG ATCTATGCTATGCCAGTGTTTGACATGATTGAGACTGTGCTTGTTAAGAAACTTAAGTTCAAGCCAACTTGGTACTTGAGATTTATTACCAGAAACCTTTACGTTG CTTTCACAATGTTCGTTGGAATCGCGATCCCTTTCTTTGGTGGGCTTCTTGGATTCTTTGGAGGATTTGCATTTGCCCCAACAACATACTTT CTTCCCTGCATAATGTGGCTTGCAATATATAAACCAAAGAGATTCAGTTTATCTTGGATTATTAACTGG ATTTGCATAATACTGGGAGTTCTGTTGATGGTTATAGCACCAATCGGCGCCTTAAGATCCATCATCTTATCAGCCAAGAACCTCAAATTTTTCTCTTAG
- the LOC107790173 gene encoding lysine histidine transporter 1-like translates to MVASPDNNAADGRTEEQKAIDEWLPITSSRNAKWWYSAFHNVTAMVGAGVLGLPYAMSELGWGPGVTVMVVSWVITLYTLWQMVEMHEMVPGKRFDRYHELGQHVFGNKLGLWIVVPQQLVVEVGLDIVYMVTGGKSFQKIHDLVCKDNCKDIKLTYYIMIFASVHFVLSHLPNFNAISGVSLVAAIMSLSYCTIAWGASIDKGVQPDVEYEYRAENTGEGIFNFFSGLGEVAFAYAGHNVVLEIQATIPSTPEKPSKGPMWKGVLVAYIIVALCYFPVAIIGYWIFGNSVSDNILISLEKPTWLIVLANAFVVIHIIGSYQLYAIPVFDMLETYLVKKLKFKPTWYLRFMTRNLYVAFTMFVGIIFPFFGGLLGFFGGFAFAPTTYFLPCIMWLSIYKPKRWGLSWTSNWICIIVGVMLTVLAPIGGLRTIIIQAKDYNFFS, encoded by the exons ATGGTAGCCTCTCCAGACAACAATGCG GCTGATGGAAGAACTGAAGAACAAAAGGCGATAGACGAATGGCTTCCCATTACTTCTTCTAGGAATGCAAAATGGTGGTATTCTGCATTCCATAATGTTACTGCTATGGTTGGAGCTGGTGTCCTCGGTCTTCCTTATGCCATGTCTGAGCTTGGATG GGGACCTGGTGTAACAGTGATGGTGGTATCATGGGTTATAACATTATACACACTATGGCAAATGGTTGAGATGCACGAAATGGTTCCAGGGAAACGTTTCGATAGATATCATGAATTGGGGCAGCATGTTTTTGGTAACAAGCTCGGCTTATGGATCGTGGTGCCTCAGCAATTGGTTGTTGAAGTTGGCCTTGACATTGTTTATATGGTGACTGGAGGAAAATCATTCCAGAAAATCCATGATTTAGTCTGTAAAGACAATTGCAAAGATATCAAACTGACTTACTATATCATGATATTTGCTTCTGTCCATTTTGTGCTTTCTCATCTTCCTAACTTCAATGCCATATCTGGTGTGTCTTTGGTAGCAGCTATCATGTCCTTAAG TTACTGTACAATTGCTTGGGGGGCTTCAATTGATAAGGGAGTGCAACCAGATGTGGAATATGAATACAGGGCTGAAAACACAGGGGAAGGTATTTTCAACTTTTTCAGTGGATTGGGAGAAGTGGCATTTGCATATGCAGGTCATAATGTTGTGTTAGAAATTCAAGCTACAATCCCTTCAACACCTGAGAAACCTTCTAAAGGACCAATGTGGAAAGGAGTTCTTGTTGCTTACATTATTGTGGCTCTTTGTTACTTCCCTGTTGCTATTATTGGCTATTGGATCTTTGGGAATTCAGTATCAGACAACATTCTTATCTCTTTGGAGAAACCTACTTGGCTCATTGTCTTGGCTAATGCCTTTGTTGTTATCCACATTATTGGGAGCTATCAG TTGTATGCAATTCCGGTGTTTGACATGCTTGAGACTTACCTTGTAAAGAAACTTAAGTTCAAGCCAACTTGGTACTTGAGATTCATGACCAGAAACCTTTATGTGG CTTTCACAATGTTTGTTGGAATCATCTTCCCTTTCTTTGGGGGACTTCTTGGTTTCTTTGGAGGATTTGCTTTTGCCCCAACAACCTATTTT CTCCCTTGCATCATGTGGCTTTCAATCTACAAACCAAAGAGATGGGGTCTCTCTTGGACTAGTAACTGG ATTTGCATAATAGTGGGAGTAATGTTGACTGTTTTAGCACCAATTGGTGGCTTAAGAACCATCATTATACAAGCCAAGGATTACAATTTTTTCTCTTAG
- the LOC107790172 gene encoding transcription factor GTE8 isoform X1, with protein sequence MAKKDKLRGGGSVAFATNYESEGSGSSCRFDAGIAVSGHSFAPQQRWINTNSSSHDGFAVPIQVIPLSKLSASERKNLVLQLRSDLDQIRILQKKVEFYRTSAVAVSSSSDIVSCSNAHKGPPLASKKKSAGTGPAKKSNLLGQKASALNRETSGRFKSASAPATSKATLMKQCENLLKKLMSHQHGPVFNEPVDIVKLKIPDYFTVIKHPMDLGTIKKRLTSGAYLSPLEFLADVRLTFSNAMIYNPPGNIVHIMADTMSKFFELRWKTIEKKLPVNHAGSVEEKSGLHEENETASKKRRLSPMQHVIMPEPPKCKMTDEEKHKLSSELEASLGDLPDNIIEFLKEQSSNGTAAGDDEIEIDIDVLPHDTLFTLRELLDKFLQEKQKGNAKAEPCEIELPNELGLSNSSMHVDGGNDHVDEEVDIGGNEPPVSSYPSVDIEKDTDLKRDECINTGGPNDSDSSSSSDDESEAQRTSDHAEQNHSSPAKVDGKEAGSSLADGDQSISGMDQLEQSSQQMPISVESEAYQDGESVPDRRVSPEKLYRAALLKNRFADTILKAREKTLVEVEKGDPEKLRREREELEMRRRKEKAKLQAEAKAAEEAQRRAEAEAAAEAKRRRELDREAARQALLQMEKTVEINENSKFLEDLEMLTAVPPEQLPSSVDETSPDHSQDGLGGFKFGGSNALEQLGLYMKMDDDEEECEPATLPSDPKDVEPEEGEID encoded by the exons ATGGCAAAGAAAGATAAGTTGCGTGGAGGTGGTTCTGTTGCATTTGCCACTAATTACGAATCAGAAGGCTCTGGCAGTTCATGTAGATTCGATGCTGGAATTGCTGTTTCAGGACATTCTTTTGCTCCTCAGCAGAGATGGATAAATACAAATTCTTCTTCACATGATGGTTTTGCTGTGCCAATCCAAGTTATCCCGTTATCCAAGCTGTCAGCATCTGAGAGGAAAAACTTGGTTCTGCAGTTGAGATCTGATCTTGACCAAATAAGAATTCTGCAGAAGAAAGTTGAGTTTTATAGGACAAGTGCAGTTGCAGTTTCATCTTCTAGTGATATTGTTAGCTGTAGCAATGCACACAAAGGGCCTCCTTTAGCAAGCAAGAAGAAATCTGCAGGAACTGGGCCCGCGAAAAAGTCAAACCTTCTTGGTCAGAAGGCGTCGGCCCTGAACAGGGAGACATCTGGCAGGTTTAAATCTGCTTCAGCACCAGCCACTTCAAAAGCAACATTGATGAAACAGTGTGAGAACTTGTTGAAAAAGTTAATGTCGCATCAGCATGGTCCCGTGTTTAATGAACCTGTTGACATAGTTAAGTTAAAAATACCCGACTATTTCACTGTGATTAAACATCCAATGGATTTGGGGACAATAAAGAAGAGGCTTACTTCAGGTGCGTACTTGAGTCCACTGGAATTTCTTGCTGATGTGAGACTGACATTCTCCAATGCAATGATCTATAACCCCCCTGGTAATATTGTCCATATCATGGCTGATACAATGAGCAAGTTTTTTGAACTAAGATGgaaaacaattgagaaaaagctACCTGTTAACCATGCTGGATCAGTGGAAGAAAAATCCGGTTTACATGAAGAAAATGAAACTGCTTCAAAGAAGAGGAGACTTTCTCCAATGCAGCATGTAATTATGCCAGAACCTCCTAAATGCAAGATGACTGATGAAGAGAAACATAAACTAAGCAGTGAACTAGAAGCTTCACTTGGTGATCTACCAGACAACATCATTGAGTTTTTGAAGGAACAAAGTTCAAATGGAACAGCAGCTGGAGATGATGAGATTGAGATTGACATTGATGTTCTTCCCCATGATACTTTGTTCACGTTACGGGAGCTTCTAGATAAGTTTTTGCAAGAGAAACAAAAAGGCAATGCAAAAGCTGAACCTTGTGAGATAGAG CTGCCAAATGAATTGGGGCTTAGTAATTCATCCATGCACGTAGACGGAG GTAATGACCATGTTGATGAGGAGGTTGATATTGGTGGAAATGAGCCTCCTGTCTCTAGTTATCCTTCAGTTGACATTGAAAAAGATACAGATCTGAAAAGAGATGAATGTATAAATACAGGGGGTCCCAATG ATTCAGATTCTAGTAGCTCTTCTGATGATGAGTCTGAAGCTCAAAGAACATCTGATCATGCTGAGCAG AATCACAGTTCGCCAGCAAAGGTAGATGGGAAGGAAGCTGGCAGTAGTTTAGCTGATGGAGATC AGTCTATCAGTGGCATGGACCAGCTGGAACAAAGTTCTCAGCAAATGCCAATATCTGTTGAGTCAGAAGCATATCAAGACG GGGAGAGTGTGCCAGACAGGAGGGTCTCCCCTGAAAAGCTCTATAGAGCTGCTCTCCTGAAGAACAGATTTGCAGATACAATTTTAAAAGCTCGAGAGAAGACACTTGTTGAG GTCGAGAAGGGCGATCCAGAGAAACTTCGTCGTGAAAGGGAGGAACTTGAGATGCGGAGGAGGAAAG AGAAAGCTAAGTTGCAAGCAGAAGCCAAAGCTGCTGAAGAAGCTCAAAGACGTGCAGAAGCAGAAGCTGCAGCTGAGGCTAAGAGGAGGAGAGAGCTCGATAGAGAAGCAGCAAGACAGGCATTACTCCAG ATGGAAAAGACTGTAGAGATTAATGAGAATTCAAAGTTTCTTGAGGATTTGGAGATGCTGACTGCTGTCCCACCCGAGCAATTACCTAGCTCGGTAGATGAGACCAGTCCAGATCATTCCCAGGATGGGCTAGGCGGCTTCAAATTTGGAGGCAGTAATGCTCTGGAGCAACTTGGGTTGTACATGAAGATGGatgatgatgaggaagaatgtGAGCCCGCTACTCTCCCAAGTGATCCTAAGGATGTTGAGCCTGAGGAAGGTGAAATTGATTAA
- the LOC107790172 gene encoding transcription factor GTE8 isoform X2, protein MAKKDKLRGGGSVAFATNYESEGSGSSCRFDAGIAVSGHSFAPQQRWINTNSSSHDGFAVPIQVIPLSKLSASERKNLVLQLRSDLDQIRILQKKVEFYRTSAVAVSSSSDIVSCSNAHKGPPLASKKKSAGTGPAKKSNLLGQKASALNRETSGRFKSASAPATSKATLMKQCENLLKKLMSHQHGPVFNEPVDIVKLKIPDYFTVIKHPMDLGTIKKRLTSGAYLSPLEFLADVRLTFSNAMIYNPPGNIVHIMADTMSKFFELRWKTIEKKLPVNHAGSVEEKSGLHEENETASKKRRLSPMQHVIMPEPPKCKMTDEEKHKLSSELEASLGDLPDNIIEFLKEQSSNGTAAGDDEIEIDIDVLPHDTLFTLRELLDKFLQEKQKGNAKAEPCEIELPNELGLSNSSMHVDGGNDHVDEEVDIGGNEPPVSSYPSVDIEKDTDLKRDECINTGGPNESISGMDQLEQSSQQMPISVESEAYQDGESVPDRRVSPEKLYRAALLKNRFADTILKAREKTLVEVEKGDPEKLRREREELEMRRRKEKAKLQAEAKAAEEAQRRAEAEAAAEAKRRRELDREAARQALLQMEKTVEINENSKFLEDLEMLTAVPPEQLPSSVDETSPDHSQDGLGGFKFGGSNALEQLGLYMKMDDDEEECEPATLPSDPKDVEPEEGEID, encoded by the exons ATGGCAAAGAAAGATAAGTTGCGTGGAGGTGGTTCTGTTGCATTTGCCACTAATTACGAATCAGAAGGCTCTGGCAGTTCATGTAGATTCGATGCTGGAATTGCTGTTTCAGGACATTCTTTTGCTCCTCAGCAGAGATGGATAAATACAAATTCTTCTTCACATGATGGTTTTGCTGTGCCAATCCAAGTTATCCCGTTATCCAAGCTGTCAGCATCTGAGAGGAAAAACTTGGTTCTGCAGTTGAGATCTGATCTTGACCAAATAAGAATTCTGCAGAAGAAAGTTGAGTTTTATAGGACAAGTGCAGTTGCAGTTTCATCTTCTAGTGATATTGTTAGCTGTAGCAATGCACACAAAGGGCCTCCTTTAGCAAGCAAGAAGAAATCTGCAGGAACTGGGCCCGCGAAAAAGTCAAACCTTCTTGGTCAGAAGGCGTCGGCCCTGAACAGGGAGACATCTGGCAGGTTTAAATCTGCTTCAGCACCAGCCACTTCAAAAGCAACATTGATGAAACAGTGTGAGAACTTGTTGAAAAAGTTAATGTCGCATCAGCATGGTCCCGTGTTTAATGAACCTGTTGACATAGTTAAGTTAAAAATACCCGACTATTTCACTGTGATTAAACATCCAATGGATTTGGGGACAATAAAGAAGAGGCTTACTTCAGGTGCGTACTTGAGTCCACTGGAATTTCTTGCTGATGTGAGACTGACATTCTCCAATGCAATGATCTATAACCCCCCTGGTAATATTGTCCATATCATGGCTGATACAATGAGCAAGTTTTTTGAACTAAGATGgaaaacaattgagaaaaagctACCTGTTAACCATGCTGGATCAGTGGAAGAAAAATCCGGTTTACATGAAGAAAATGAAACTGCTTCAAAGAAGAGGAGACTTTCTCCAATGCAGCATGTAATTATGCCAGAACCTCCTAAATGCAAGATGACTGATGAAGAGAAACATAAACTAAGCAGTGAACTAGAAGCTTCACTTGGTGATCTACCAGACAACATCATTGAGTTTTTGAAGGAACAAAGTTCAAATGGAACAGCAGCTGGAGATGATGAGATTGAGATTGACATTGATGTTCTTCCCCATGATACTTTGTTCACGTTACGGGAGCTTCTAGATAAGTTTTTGCAAGAGAAACAAAAAGGCAATGCAAAAGCTGAACCTTGTGAGATAGAG CTGCCAAATGAATTGGGGCTTAGTAATTCATCCATGCACGTAGACGGAG GTAATGACCATGTTGATGAGGAGGTTGATATTGGTGGAAATGAGCCTCCTGTCTCTAGTTATCCTTCAGTTGACATTGAAAAAGATACAGATCTGAAAAGAGATGAATGTATAAATACAGGGGGTCCCAATG AGTCTATCAGTGGCATGGACCAGCTGGAACAAAGTTCTCAGCAAATGCCAATATCTGTTGAGTCAGAAGCATATCAAGACG GGGAGAGTGTGCCAGACAGGAGGGTCTCCCCTGAAAAGCTCTATAGAGCTGCTCTCCTGAAGAACAGATTTGCAGATACAATTTTAAAAGCTCGAGAGAAGACACTTGTTGAG GTCGAGAAGGGCGATCCAGAGAAACTTCGTCGTGAAAGGGAGGAACTTGAGATGCGGAGGAGGAAAG AGAAAGCTAAGTTGCAAGCAGAAGCCAAAGCTGCTGAAGAAGCTCAAAGACGTGCAGAAGCAGAAGCTGCAGCTGAGGCTAAGAGGAGGAGAGAGCTCGATAGAGAAGCAGCAAGACAGGCATTACTCCAG ATGGAAAAGACTGTAGAGATTAATGAGAATTCAAAGTTTCTTGAGGATTTGGAGATGCTGACTGCTGTCCCACCCGAGCAATTACCTAGCTCGGTAGATGAGACCAGTCCAGATCATTCCCAGGATGGGCTAGGCGGCTTCAAATTTGGAGGCAGTAATGCTCTGGAGCAACTTGGGTTGTACATGAAGATGGatgatgatgaggaagaatgtGAGCCCGCTACTCTCCCAAGTGATCCTAAGGATGTTGAGCCTGAGGAAGGTGAAATTGATTAA